A part of Plasmodium coatneyi strain Hackeri chromosome 8, complete sequence genomic DNA contains:
- a CDS encoding SICA antigen, which translates to MNDQADGPHEYTLVKERKPRSTPIKRRKKRAVGHRTIIDIHLEVLDECQKEDLHLTKENFFEILVQEFMGSQFIKEKNVPKEDLPMEHVPRRKIFFLRELFLLKMFLRNRFKVQIPCLGEEDFVPKEDVQEQDVPSSDYGFRKEEFVPKEEVQCSDSGFREEDLVPKEGVSKEDVPKEQVPSSDSGFREEGIVPKEQVSRVDVPKD; encoded by the exons ATGAacgaccaggcagatggtccacatgaatataccttagtaaaggaacgaaaacctcgttctacgcctataaaaaggaggaaaaaacgtgctGTTGGTCACCGTacgattattgatattcatttagaagttttagacgaatgtcagaAAGAGGATCTGCATTTGACgaaggaaaacttttttgaaattttggttcaagaatttatgggatcacagtttataaaagaaaaaaatgttcctaaggaagatcttcctatggaacatgttccaa ggaggaagattttcttcctaagggagCTGTTCCTACTGAagatgttcttaaggaacaggtttAAAGTTCAAATTCCATGTttaggggaggaagactttgttcctaaggaagatgttcagGAGCAAGATGTTCCAAGTTCGGATTATGGGTTTAGAAAGGAAGAGTTTGTTCCCAAGGAAGAGGTccaatgttcagattccgggtttagggaggaagaccttgttcctaaggaaggtgtttctaaggaagatgttcctaaggaacaggttccaagttcagattccgggtttagggaggaaggcattgttcctaaggaacaagtttctagggttgatgttcctaaggattAG
- a CDS encoding Pvstp1: MEKRNRISWKCKMLLIMWKEHLSNKLCEQSHRRNRLTRKLWMLILALVVEQVEMEENIVDKEIYLDHLLQNVSSL; encoded by the exons atggagaaaaggaacagaataagCTGGAAATGTAAAATGCTGCTGATAAT gtggaaggaacaccTAAGCAACAAACTATGTGAGCAGTCCCATAGGAGAAATCGTCTAACACGGAAGTTGTGGATGTTAATCCTTGCGTTGGTCGTCGAACAAgtcgaaatggaagaaaacatCGTGGATAAGGAAATTTATTTggatcatttattacaaaatgtttCAAGCCTATGA
- a CDS encoding SICA antigen produces the protein MNDKDEDDEENEVRCEEVNKKGRTMTEQEKKECEFILKNLVRIWKMGRRTNSKEKADIRMKEHLYCIVLNMWLHEYWDVHCEAKHVMNSAYDTMNNLCQAFNKGKNCTECKYGTFKSLKVNKMEMFGYIYDAVKKERTIMSIINSRGSKKDCPKQKNAVSTVHDLNINSIITMKGGHPPTRTTRVQQRPLQSRLGQSRMAQTRPSNGEEIWKQIIRKWFTDMRRYPKINNIVNDKIWGRMQEIFNNLMGTIKKGEQEIIRRTCETGMYTGGENITPWEDKDKELCKAMMKVVLYTNGLTQDLAVIQHVSGMVGGWVGTHLMERTDEKCSRFSVQNARIGGKLISKTIGDWIETGGWKKNEKVEKYDLVMGQAQSCNGEGASERGRKDTAGGEEENEEQKDIEEKVSGIKEIMKKGETLSQTGADKVVKKIEEKKLTNDSEIMEALEKEVEEEIKEEKKAQGATLSRKESSAEDGQLARPPPQLQASSLVSTSNDQVTPPKVTDPCSSTQSNPEEQQKREASEQKGKELRAAWEEKKQKVWTPNGQLNQGEIEKDVKEMLEELKDYMVMKEQNTWIPQICGDLNHSEGKNKTNQIKGICKSLVKVIYWIEGRSNDGKSWKKEKGKKEGWDKYTKCVIGHTVILKIIEDKCDIKQVLSILSQAMQGTAQKFPKGKNGMDCDWVQESDIRDGRTLMGVQIDEWFRKATRNRNGVKGLDNIKEWMKCGPQGKEQEKREQEQKGSCNRNRIIDLLGAGRSSQLRDLVNTDHDSQGKKANMDPEQKEGKVAHNDRMDGIPDINEGFIDSSGSGPKNVLDGIEQLTFGNAGPIIITKSVTPDIPIPPYIGVNNNSGLPTAGSGSAAAGDPVVVSSGESGGPISPGGPDDPARGGGGGTYLGGSHKDTVSTGITQPNGQPQQPQSPPAIGGLIVSKIDNLSDHLTPYLPIIPVLIGTSVISYLIWKHFFLGKRRKRYRRAHHVSGPPTVDEPLLDHVDDQDDGPHEYTLIKERKPRSTPKKRRKKRGVGRRAGRRGVGHRTIIDIHLEVLDECQKGDLYSTKEDFFEILVREFMGSEFIKEENIPKEQVPREQVPSSDCGFREEDFSS, from the exons atgaatgataaggatgaggatgatgaagagAATGAAGTAAGATGCGAAGAAgtgaataaaaagggaaggacaaTGACAGaacaagaaaagaaggaatgtgagTTCATTCTGAAGAACTTGGTAAGAATATGGAAAATGGGCAGAAGAACAAACAGTAAGGAAAAAGCTGATATAAGAATGAAAGAACACTTGTACTGTATAGTACTAAATATGTGGTTACATGAGTACTGGGACGTACATTGTGAAGCAAAACATGTTATGAACAGTGCATATGATACAATGAACAATTTGTGCCAAGCGTTcaataagggaaaaaattgtacagagTGTAAATATGGGACGTTTAAGTCCCTGAAAgtaaacaaaatggagatGTTCGGATATATTTATGATGctgtgaaaaaagaaagaacaattaTGAGCATAATAAATAGTAGAGGATCAAAGAAAGATTGTccaaaacagaaaaatgctGTATCAACAGTACATGATTTGAACATTAATAGTATAATTACTATGAAGGGTGGACATCCACCAACAAGAACAACACGGGTTCAGCAACGTCCTCTACAGAGCAGGCTGGGGCAGAGCAGAATGGCACAAACACGCCCATCCAACGGAGAAGAAATTTGGAAGCAAATAATACGGAAATGGTTTACAGATATGAGGAGGTACCCTAAGATAAATAATATTGTTAAT GATAAAATATGGGGTAGAATGCaagaaatatttaataatCTTATGGGCacaattaaaaagggggagcagGAAATAATACGAAGAACCTGTGAAACAGGAATGTATACCGGCGGGGAAAATATAACACCATGGGAAGACAAGGACAAAGAATTATGCAAAGCTATGATGAAAGTTGTACTATACACTAATGGGTTGACGCAAGATTTAgca GTAATTCAACACGTgtcaggaatggtaggaggGTGGGTAGGTACGCACTTAATGGAAAGGACTGATGAAAAGTGCAGTAGGTTCAGTGTACAGAATGCACGAATAGGAGGAAAACTAATTAGTAAGACTATAGGAGACTGGATAGAAACGGGggggtggaagaagaacGAGAAAGTAGAGAAGTATGATTTGGTTATGGGACAGGCGCAAAGTTGCAACGGGGAAGGAGCAAGTGAAAGAGGCAGGAAGGATACTGCaggaggagaggaagaaaatgaggaacaGAAGgacatagaagaaaaagttagcggaataaaggaaataatgaagaaaggagaaacacTATCACAGACAGGTGCTGACAAAGTAGTGAAGAAaattgaagagaaaaagttAACAAACGACAGTGAAATAATGGAGGCATTAGAAAAGGAGGTTGAGGAGgaaattaaggaagaaaagaaggctCAGGGAGCAACACTGAGTAGAAAGGAAAGTTCAGCAGAGGACGGTCAGCTGGCACGTCCACCACCCCAGCTCCAAGCATCATCACTCGTAAGCACCTCCAATGATCAAGTTACTCCTCCTAAAGTAACTGATCCATGCTCCTCCACCCAATCAAATCCAGAAGAACAGCAGAAAAGAGAAGCAAGTGaacagaaagggaaagaactaAGAGCTGcatgggaggaaaaaaagcagaaagtGTGGACGCCGAATGGACAATTAAACCAG GGTGAAATAGAGAAAGATGTGAAAGAAATGTTGGAAGAGCTAAAGGATTATATGGtaatgaaggaacaaaataccTGGATACCGCAAATATGTGGAGATTTAAATCACagtgaagggaagaataagacgaatcaaataaaaggaatatgcAAATCCTTAGTGAAAGTAATATACTGGATAGAAGGCAGAAGCAACGATGGGAAAAgctggaagaaggaaaagggaaagaaggaagggtggGACAAGTACACGAAGTGTGTAATAGGTCATACCGTTATATTGAAAATAATTGAGGATAAGTGTGATATAAAGCAGGTTTTAAGCATCTTATCTCAGGCTATGCAGGGAACCGCCCAGAAATttccaaaagggaagaatggaatGGACTGTGACTGGGTTCAAGAAAGTGATATAAGAGATGGCAGAACATTAATGGGTGTACAAATAGATGAATGGTTCAGGAAAGCGACAAGGAACCGAAATGGTGTGAAAGGATTGGATAATATAAAGGAATGGATGAAATGTGGACCACAAGGCaaggaacaagaaaaaagagagcaAGAACAGAAAGGAAGTTGCAATAGAAACAGAATTATAGACTTACTAGGAGCAGGTCGATCATCACAATTACGAGACCTAGTCAATACGGACCATGACAGTCaagggaaaaaggcaaacatGGATCctgaacagaaggaaggtaaGGTAGCGCACAATGACAGAATGGATGGTATCCCTGATATTAATGAAGGTTTTATAGATTCATCCGGTAGTGGCCCTAAGAATGTACTCGATGGTATTGAACAGCTTACATTTGGCAATGCGGGGCCCATTATAATTACTAAATCAGTTACTCCCGATATTCCTATTCCTCCCTATATTGGAGTGAACAATAACAGCGGTTTACCTACTGCAGGCTCAGGTTCAGCAGCTGCAGGTGATCCCGTTGTTGTTAGCAGTGGCGAGAGTGGTGGTCCTATTAGTCCAGGTGGTCCAGATGATCCAGCTCGTGGTGGAGGTGGTGGTACTTACCTAGGTGGTTCTCACAAGGATACTGTATCCACTGGTATTACTCAACCGAATGGTCAACCTCAACAACCACAATCACCTCCCGCAATAGGAGGACTAA TTGTTAGCAAGATTGACAACCTTTCTGATcaccttaccccataccttcctatcATTCCTGTCCTCATTGGTACTTCTGTCATAAGTTATCTcatttggaag cattttttccttggtaaaagaagaaaacgttacagaagagctcatcaTGTATCTGGTCCTCCAACTGTGGATGAACCACTCcttgatcatgtggacgaccaggatgatggtccacatgaatatactttaataaaggaacgaaaacctcgttctacgcctaaaaaaaggaggaaaaaacggggcGTTGGTCGCCGCGCTGGTCGTCGTGGTGTAGGTCACCGCactattattgatattcatttagaagtattagacgaatgtcaaaagggggacctatattcgacgaaggaagacttttttgaaatattggttcgagaatttatgggaagcgaatttataaaagaagaaaatattcctaaggaGCAGGTCCCAagggaacaggttccaagttcagattgcggatttagggaggaagacttttcttcctaa
- a CDS encoding SICA antigen, which yields MVALMKEEERNKSMSSYDKVKENVGKEVTQMLSQLKDYMGMDEKRNTTRIADICGHLKHSGKGPGDTNQLKKICKSLVNVVYWMEGWDKGKNRWKVESGKGEPWESYLKCIMGNNVILRIVRDKCDIEPIMEVIANTMEGKGEHFPNSGKTRMECDWVKTDDIKNGGELIGVTMEDWLEGAKSRKGGVTGLLEITEWMKCGSGEEMSDGKNEKKNCRSVRIIDLMNWGRSKELGDLVDTKPARGSQDDTSGGPKSSVSPGKNNSNVHVQQEEEDELPTGSEGYVPGPAGGSSPRNDTDVVDLITYGTGKISEVTFQKPTVQVEPQIPPGFIEENKAKPGSRSAETTPTVIGTRKDPDVKAGSDAQAPTETKNHDGTQDDASKTKYFVIPGKRRRSRRAHKIPDSPPLEEQLLDHVDDEVDGPHEYTLVKERRQPSSAPTKTKRSKKQGVHLPVGSRGVRRRMIIDIHLEVLNECQKGDLHLTKEDFFEILVKKFMGSRFREEDFVPKGDVPKEQVPSSDSAYKQEDFLPKEGAPIEKFPKEQVPCSDSGF from the exons ATGGTGGCActtatgaaggaagaagaaaggaacaaatctATGAGTTCATAt gataaagtgaaagaaaatgtagggaaggaagtgacGCAAATGTTAAGTCAATTGAAAGATTATATGGGAAtggacgaaaaaagaaatacaacGAGGATAGCGGACATATGTGGACATTTGAAACATAGTGGAAAAGGGCCGGGTGACACAAATCaattaaagaaaatatgCAAATCTCTAGTAAATGTAGTCTACTGGATGGAAGGATGggacaaggggaaaaatagaTGGAAGGTGGAAAGTGGGAAAGGGGAACCATGGGAATCATACTTAAAGTGTATAATGGGGAATAACGTTATATTGAGAATAGTTAGGGATAAATGTGATATAGAACCAATTATGGAAGTTATCGCTAATAccatggaaggaaagggggaacatTTTCCAAATAGTGGAAAAACTAGAATGGAATGTGACTGGGTTAAGACGGATGATATAAAGAATGGAGGAGAATTAATTGGAGTAACCATGGAAGATTGGTTAGAAGGAGCGAAAAGTAGGAAGGGTGGTGTTACAGGTTTATTGGAGATAACGGAATGGATGAAATGTGGATCAGGGGAAGAAATGAGTgatggtaaaaatgaaaaaaaaaattgtaggAGTGTTAGAATTATAGATCTAATGAATTGGGGAAGATCAAAGGAATTAGGAGACCTAGTCGACACCAAGCCTGCGCGAGGGTCACAGGACGACACTTCAGGTGGACCGAAAAGTTCAGTTTCGCCAGGTAAGAATAATTCcaatgtacatgtacaacaggaagaggaagatgaacTTCCTACTGGTTCGGAAGGTTATGTACCCGGTCCTGCCGGTGGAAGTAGTCCCAGGAATGACACCGATGTTGTGGACCTAATTACATATGGTACAGGTAAAATAAGTGAAGTCACTTTTCAGAAGCCTACTGTTCAAGTGGAACCGCAAATCCCTCCTGGTTTTATCGAAGAAAACAAAGCTAAACCAGGGTCTAGGTCTGCTGAAACCACCCCTACAGTTATAGGAACACGCAAAGATCCAG ATGTAAAAGCTGGCTCCGACGCACAAGCCCCTACAGAAACAAAGAATCACGATGGAACACAGGATGATGCAAGTAAAACGAAG tatttTGTCATACCTGGCAAAAGAAGACGTTCTAGAAGAGCACATAAAATACCTGATTCTCCCCCcttggaagaacaactccttgatcatgtggacgacgaggtagatggtccacatgaatataccttagtaaaggaacgcagacAACCAAGTTCTGCTCCAACAAAAACGAAGAGGTCAAAAAAGCAGGGCGTTCATCTCCCTGTTGGTAGccgtggtgtacgtcgccgcatgattattgatattcatttagaagtcttaaacgaatgtcaaaagggggacctGCATTTGAcaaaggaagacttttttgaaattttggttaaaaaattcatgGGTTCccggtttagggaggaagactttgttcctaagggagATGTTCcgaaggaacaggttccaagttcagattccgccTATAAgcaggaagactttcttcctaaggaaggtgctCCTATAGAAAAgtttcctaaggaacaggttccatgttcagattccgggttttag